The Methanobacterium petrolearium genome contains the following window.
GAACTGGAAAAAAGAGGACTTGGAACAAAATCCACACGGGCGAACATCATATCTATCTTGTATGATAGGAAATATGTGGAGGGTAAGAAGATCTCAGTTAACCAGCTGGGAGAACACCTTATTGATACCCTTAAAAAATATTCAGAGAAGATCACCAGTGAAGAACTCACCCGTGAATTTGAAACCAAATTAGATGGCATAATGAAGGCCGAAGTTAAAAAAGAGAAGATAATAGCTGAAGCCAAGTTGGAAGTAAGTTCTATACTGGATGATATCGATGCAAACAAGATCAAAATCGGGGAAGAACTTTACGCTGCCTACCGGGAAAGTATGATCGTGGGTAAGTGTAAATGTGGTGGCAATCTCATCATGATTAACTCACCAAAAGGAGGCAGTTTCGTGGGTTGTACTTCCTATCCTGAGTGTAAATCAACTTATTCAATGCCTCGTGGAGCTACGGTCCTTAAAACAAAATGTGAGGAATGTGGCCTGCCAATGATATCTTTTGGAAAACCCAGACAAAGAGCCTGCATGGATCCCAAATGTGGACGTGACGGTGAAGAACCTATGCAAAATGAGGTTGTGGGTGTATGCCCGGAATGTGGAAAGGATCTCATTAAAAGAAGGGGCCGTTATGGTGAATTTGTGGGATGCAGTGGTTTTCCACGATGCAGATACACTCGTTCACTGGAAGAAAAACAGGATCAAAAATCTGAGAAAACTTGAAATTTAATTTTTTTACTTTTTTTCTTTTTACTATTTTTTTTGCATTGTTTTGGTGCATCCGACTGATTTTCATTGGTTTTGTCATCAAAGATAAAAATATCATTGATTAATCTTCAAATAATTTGTTGTTATTGTGTTTAAACATTATGGTAATAAATTCAACCCAAAAAAAGTTACTTAAGCCCCTGTAACAAAGGGTTATTTGGATATTCAAAGTTAGTCAGGAAGTGTTTTTATGGTATTATAACTTGTTAATAACCTCCAAAGACTTTATAATTTAAATAGTTTAAACAGTCCAATATAAGATAAATAGATAAAAACACGTTCACAAATTTTCACGGGTTTAACCAAAAAGAGTAATAGGGGAATGAAAAACATGGAAGCAAATGACATCTTATCCAAATTAAAACCAATCATAATAATCCTAGTTATATTTTCTCTGGTATTCTTCCTCCGCGCAGAAGCTGCAGATATTGGTGGAGTGCCAGACAATTATAAATCTTATTACCAGGAAGAAACTGGTTTACCCTATTTCAGTGAGATGGATTCATATTATAACTATCGTTTAACCAGTAATTTCATTGAACATGGCTATCTTGGGGATACCATCCAGAATGGTACGGATTGGGATCTACATTCATTCTTCCCTCCCGGAAGAAGTGCAGAATATCCACCCCTGATTGTTTGGGTAACCGCATTTTTCTATTACCTGGCCAATTTATTCGGTGATTATCCTCTGTTAGCAGTTAGCTTCTGGACACCCGCAGTTATAGCTTCACTGTGTGTGATTCCTGCTTATTTATTCGTAAGAAGGATCACCAATGATTACGGAGGGATCACTGCCGGAGTACTGGTGGGTGTTGCCACGTTTTATTTTTCCCACACATTTGTTGGTTTCTTTGACACTGACATGTTTAACATGATTCTACCACTTTTCGTAGTGTGGTTCTTCAGTGAAAGTATCACCGCCACTGACAATCGGAAAAAAATGATATATGCTGTTTTGGCAGCTTTTTCCATGCTTGTGTTCTCTTTAGCATGGGAAGGATGGTGGTACATATTCTATCTAGTGGTCTTCGTCGCCATAGTCTATTTGCTGGTATCAAAATACCTCTTTAAAATGGATAGTTTTAAATTATGGTCAGAATACTCCAGTAAGAAACAATGGCTCCTTGAACAACCAGTCCTACTCCCACTAATCATATTTATAGTGTTGAGTCTGGTGTTAATGTTCATGGCTTGGGGTAGTTCCCTATTCACGTACTATTTAATACAGCCAATCAGTGCAACTAAACTACAAGCAGCAACACACACTGCTTCCTATCCTAACGTATTCATATCAGTTGGTGAACTGCAGGTTCCAGATATTTCAACAGTGGTAGTTGATGTTGGGGGAGTTATACCCTTTGTATGTGGAATATTTGGTTTGTGTATCATTTTCTGGAATTTGAGGATCCAAAAAGCCAGGGCAAAAGGCAAAAGTAAACCTCCGAAAAAGGATAGAAAACCAAAGAGGGGAAGAAAATCCAGGAAAAACAGGACAAAAGAACCTGAAAAACCTGTTAAAGAAGAAAAAAAAGAAGCAAGCGGAATAAAACCTGGAGATAGGAGTACCTATCTTTATTATGCCATATTGTTTGCAGTATGGCTTTTAATTACAGCTTATGCATTCACCAAGGGTGTAAGATTTGTGGAAGCCTTTTCACTTCCAATATCTCTGTGTGCAGGGATTTTCGTAGGGTTCCTAGCAGATTATCTAAGAAAATACATTGAAAAACCCGCTTATCATGTCATAGCAATGGCTATAGTGATAGCGATGGTTTGTTTCGTGCCAGTAAGTTCTGCTAACACCCTATCTAACTCAGTGGTGCCTGGTACAGATGATGCCATGGTTGATTCCCTCTCATGGGTGAAAAATAACACAGATCAAGATACGGTAATGACTTCCTGGTGGGACTTTGGACACCTATTTGCAGCCAAGGCAGACCGTGGAGTAACTTTTGATGGAGGTTCACAGAACAATGCCAGGGCATACTGGGTTGGTAAAGCATTAT
Protein-coding sequences here:
- a CDS encoding STT3 domain-containing protein, with amino-acid sequence MEANDILSKLKPIIIILVIFSLVFFLRAEAADIGGVPDNYKSYYQEETGLPYFSEMDSYYNYRLTSNFIEHGYLGDTIQNGTDWDLHSFFPPGRSAEYPPLIVWVTAFFYYLANLFGDYPLLAVSFWTPAVIASLCVIPAYLFVRRITNDYGGITAGVLVGVATFYFSHTFVGFFDTDMFNMILPLFVVWFFSESITATDNRKKMIYAVLAAFSMLVFSLAWEGWWYIFYLVVFVAIVYLLVSKYLFKMDSFKLWSEYSSKKQWLLEQPVLLPLIIFIVLSLVLMFMAWGSSLFTYYLIQPISATKLQAATHTASYPNVFISVGELQVPDISTVVVDVGGVIPFVCGIFGLCIIFWNLRIQKARAKGKSKPPKKDRKPKRGRKSRKNRTKEPEKPVKEEKKEASGIKPGDRSTYLYYAILFAVWLLITAYAFTKGVRFVEAFSLPISLCAGIFVGFLADYLRKYIEKPAYHVIAMAIVIAMVCFVPVSSANTLSNSVVPGTDDAMVDSLSWVKNNTDQDTVMTSWWDFGHLFAAKADRGVTFDGGSQNNARAYWVGKALFTSDEALSAGILKMLAASGDDGYTTLENYTNDTSKTVEIMDKILVTNKTAAQSILTSQYGLTTQQAQSVLQYTHPTNSTPSVLVTSMDMVSKAGWWSYFGSWNFTTGNSTNYIYSMAQAGATSSGSTVNITGENNVTVQITGNNITGGLQVSQNQVAPPHRLIIVTNGTTAVDTVVNNDSTFSILVIYQDNNLITVAMNRELEDSMFTRLFFMQGSGLTHFKLANKEPSTGISEVMVWDVS